In a single window of the Limnochorda sp. L945t genome:
- a CDS encoding pyridoxal phosphate-dependent aminotransferase has product MTRVPVRASRMSVVGTETAFEVLAEVKRLEAQGRRIYNFAIGEPDFDTPEHIKQAGIAAIRDNYTHYSPSAGIQPLREAIARVAGRLRGLRFSADEVVVTPGAKPIIYYTLLSCVDPGDEVIYPNPGFPIYESAIRLAGAVPVPLYLREHRGFVFDPDELSSRITPRTRLVILNSPHNPTGGVLSREVLAWVAQLAVEHDLWVLSDEIYSRILFDGEFVSIAALPDMRARTIVLDGFSKIYAMTGWRLGYGIMPAPVAADVARLVTNVESCTATFTQMAGIAALEGPQEPSEAMVAEFRARRDLVVELLDQVPGVRVSPPSGAFYVYPNVTEACRRVGAKDAREFASRMLHEAGVALLAGTAFGTPDPEEDQQYVRLSYAASREQLREGIARMREWVEKGGAR; this is encoded by the coding sequence GTGACGAGGGTGCCGGTACGGGCGTCGCGCATGAGCGTGGTGGGGACCGAGACCGCCTTCGAGGTGCTGGCCGAGGTGAAGCGCCTCGAGGCGCAGGGGCGGCGCATCTACAACTTCGCCATCGGGGAGCCCGATTTCGACACGCCCGAGCACATCAAGCAGGCGGGCATCGCCGCGATCCGGGACAATTACACGCACTACTCGCCCTCGGCGGGCATCCAACCGTTGCGGGAGGCCATCGCCCGGGTGGCAGGACGGCTGCGGGGCTTGCGCTTCTCGGCCGACGAGGTGGTGGTCACTCCGGGGGCGAAGCCCATCATCTACTACACGTTGCTCTCGTGCGTCGATCCCGGTGACGAGGTGATCTACCCCAATCCGGGCTTTCCGATCTACGAGTCGGCCATCCGCCTGGCGGGCGCGGTGCCGGTGCCGCTTTACCTGCGCGAGCACCGGGGTTTCGTCTTCGACCCCGACGAGCTCTCCTCCCGCATCACGCCCCGCACGCGGCTGGTGATCCTCAACTCTCCCCACAACCCGACCGGAGGCGTGCTCTCCCGGGAGGTGCTGGCCTGGGTCGCGCAGCTGGCGGTCGAGCACGACCTGTGGGTGCTCTCCGACGAGATCTACAGCCGCATCCTGTTCGACGGCGAGTTCGTCAGCATCGCCGCGCTGCCGGACATGCGCGCCCGCACCATCGTCCTCGACGGGTTCTCCAAGATCTACGCCATGACGGGCTGGCGGCTGGGGTACGGGATCATGCCGGCGCCGGTGGCGGCGGACGTCGCCCGGCTGGTCACCAACGTCGAGTCGTGCACCGCGACGTTCACCCAGATGGCCGGCATCGCCGCGCTGGAAGGGCCCCAGGAGCCGTCGGAGGCCATGGTGGCCGAGTTCCGTGCGCGGCGCGACCTGGTCGTGGAGCTGCTCGACCAGGTGCCGGGGGTACGGGTGAGCCCGCCGTCCGGCGCGTTCTACGTGTACCCCAACGTGACGGAGGCGTGCCGGCGAGTGGGGGCCAAAGACGCCCGGGAGTTCGCTTCCCGGATGTTGCACGAGGCGGGGGTGGCGCTCCTGGCGGGCACGGCCTTCGGCACGCCAGATCCGGAGGAAGACCAGCAGTACGTGCGGCTCTCGTACGCCGCCTCCCGGGAGCAGTTGCGCGAGGGGATCGCCCGCATGCGGGAGTGGGTGGAGAAGGGCGGCGCTCGCTGA
- a CDS encoding zinc-binding dehydrogenase: MQAIRFHEHGGPEVLRLEEVAIPRPGPGEVRVRVRACALNHLDIWNRRGMPGRRLSLPRIPGADVAGEIDELGAGVSGLEAGSRVLVNPGISCGRCEACLSGQDTLCPQYHILGSQVDGGYAQYVIVPAANVLPMPRHLSFEQAAAVPLVFLTAWHMLVTLARVRPGETVLVWGAGSGVGSAAIQIARLLGARVFATVGSDDKMERARHLGAEVVLHHGRQHVDEEIRSLTGRRGVDVVVEHVGQATWEKSIRSLTHGGRLVTCGATTGYEGLTDIRYLFSRQLRLFGSYMGSKAELLHLMPFVERGQLKPVVDRVWPLAEAAQAHRWMEERRHFGKLVLTIP, translated from the coding sequence ATGCAGGCGATCCGGTTCCACGAGCACGGAGGGCCGGAGGTGCTGCGGCTGGAGGAGGTTGCCATACCCCGGCCCGGCCCGGGCGAGGTGCGCGTACGGGTACGGGCTTGCGCCCTCAACCACCTGGACATCTGGAACCGGCGGGGCATGCCGGGCCGCAGGCTCTCCCTGCCCCGCATCCCGGGCGCCGACGTGGCCGGCGAGATCGACGAGCTGGGCGCCGGCGTCTCCGGCCTGGAGGCCGGCTCCCGGGTTCTGGTCAACCCGGGCATCAGCTGCGGCCGGTGCGAGGCCTGCCTGTCGGGCCAGGACACCCTTTGCCCCCAGTACCACATCCTGGGTTCGCAGGTAGACGGCGGATACGCCCAGTACGTGATCGTCCCGGCGGCCAACGTGCTGCCCATGCCCCGTCACCTGTCGTTCGAGCAGGCGGCGGCCGTGCCTCTGGTCTTCCTGACGGCCTGGCACATGCTCGTGACGCTGGCCCGGGTCCGGCCGGGCGAAACGGTGCTGGTCTGGGGCGCCGGCAGCGGGGTGGGCTCGGCCGCCATCCAGATCGCCCGCCTCCTGGGCGCCCGGGTCTTCGCCACTGTCGGCAGCGACGACAAGATGGAGAGAGCCCGCCACCTCGGGGCGGAGGTGGTGCTCCACCACGGCCGCCAGCACGTTGACGAGGAGATACGCTCCCTCACCGGCCGCCGCGGCGTCGACGTGGTCGTGGAGCACGTGGGTCAGGCGACGTGGGAGAAGAGCATCCGCAGCCTCACCCACGGCGGGCGGCTGGTCACCTGTGGGGCCACGACCGGTTACGAGGGGCTGACCGACATCCGCTACCTGTTCTCTCGCCAGCTGCGCCTCTTCGGCTCGTACATGGGCAGCAAGGCCGAGCTGCTCCATCTCATGCCGTTCGTAGAGCGCGGCCAGCTCAAGCCCGTCGTGGACCGGGTGTGGCCGCTGGCCGAAGCGGCGCAGGCCCACCGGTGGATGGAGGAACGGCGCCACTTCGGCAAACTGGTGCTCACCATCCCCTGA
- a CDS encoding branched-chain amino acid ABC transporter permease, with product MRLTTPRPLIHRLRGARAAALLVLLAVAAFPLVVQSPYWIDVANFYGIYALLALSLNLVVGEAGLFDLGHAAFYAVGAYVTAILNTLLHWPTLWLFPVSFVAAAAAGVILTRPILHLRGDYLAMVTIGFGEIVRIALTNNLFGLTGGPNGIFGIARPALGPWAIRQPAHYFYYIWSFVAAAACITVRLQQSRIGRAWNYIREDEVAAQAMGIDVVRMKLLAFALGAGLAGVAGNLYAARMTVIAPERFNFWESVVIFSMVVLGGPGSVPGVLLGAFALWVLPELFREFAQARMLVFGAAMVAMMVFRPEGLWPGTVWLRATRSHQGEGGAGSAPEAGATGIPGSGAELAASPAARGGRR from the coding sequence GTGAGGCTCACGACGCCGAGGCCGCTCATCCACCGCCTGCGGGGCGCTCGGGCCGCCGCCCTGCTCGTGCTCCTGGCCGTGGCCGCTTTCCCGCTCGTGGTCCAAAGCCCCTACTGGATCGACGTCGCCAATTTCTACGGCATCTACGCGCTGCTGGCCCTCAGCCTCAACCTGGTGGTGGGCGAGGCGGGGCTGTTCGACCTGGGCCATGCGGCCTTCTATGCGGTGGGAGCGTACGTCACCGCCATCCTCAACACGCTCCTGCACTGGCCCACGCTGTGGCTGTTTCCGGTCAGCTTCGTCGCCGCCGCGGCCGCCGGGGTCATCCTGACCCGCCCCATCCTGCACCTGCGGGGCGACTACCTGGCGATGGTCACCATCGGCTTCGGGGAGATCGTCCGGATCGCGCTGACCAACAACCTCTTCGGCCTGACCGGGGGGCCCAACGGCATTTTCGGCATCGCCCGCCCGGCCCTCGGCCCCTGGGCGATCCGTCAGCCGGCCCACTACTTCTACTACATCTGGTCTTTCGTGGCCGCCGCGGCCTGCATCACGGTACGGTTGCAGCAAAGCCGCATCGGGCGGGCCTGGAACTACATCCGTGAGGACGAGGTGGCCGCACAGGCCATGGGCATCGACGTCGTGCGGATGAAGCTCCTGGCCTTTGCGCTCGGCGCAGGTCTCGCCGGGGTCGCAGGCAATCTGTACGCCGCCCGCATGACGGTCATCGCACCGGAGCGGTTCAACTTCTGGGAGTCGGTGGTGATCTTCAGCATGGTCGTGCTCGGAGGTCCGGGCTCGGTGCCAGGGGTACTGCTCGGCGCGTTCGCGCTGTGGGTGCTCCCCGAGCTCTTCCGGGAGTTCGCCCAGGCACGGATGCTGGTCTTCGGCGCGGCCATGGTGGCCATGATGGTGTTCCGGCCGGAGGGGCTGTGGCCCGGCACCGTCTGGCTACGGGCTACCCGGTCCCACCAAGGAGAAGGGGGCGCAGGGAGCGCCCCGGAAGCGGGCGCCACCGGTATACCGGGCAGCGGAGCGGAGCTGGCCGCCTCGCCGGCCGCAAGAGGGGGCCGGCGATGA
- a CDS encoding NAD(P)/FAD-dependent oxidoreductase, producing MQRAFPLRADVVVIGGGVVGVSTAYHLAALGRADVVVVEREEALGMGSTGRSAGGVRIQYSTEVNVRLSAWSIEMLRRFGELTGESAGLRQHGYLIVTGDVAEMSRFEQNVALQRSLGFDVKLLDPRRAQALVPQLRVDDLVGATFHAQDGYADPHSVLQGLARKAREMGARLFLATEAFAVDVRGGRVAGVAVRRPPGSRGPGAEEQAIIEARYVVNAAGPYAAEVGRMAGVVVPVKPYRRMVWVTEPIGLFRPDLPMVIDFDSGFYVRREGERLLFGMANPEEGPGFRTDVDWAFLPRVLEAGVHRLPALAEARVRRGWAGLYEVSPDHNAIIGEAPEVRGLYLANGFSGHGFQQAPAVGRVLAEMILGLPLSVDVSPLDIRRFSTGGRLVESQVV from the coding sequence GTGCAAAGAGCCTTCCCTCTCCGGGCAGACGTGGTGGTCATCGGCGGCGGCGTGGTGGGCGTGAGCACCGCTTATCACCTCGCCGCCCTTGGTCGTGCCGACGTGGTCGTGGTCGAGCGGGAAGAGGCGCTGGGCATGGGTTCCACAGGACGCTCGGCTGGTGGGGTACGGATCCAGTACTCCACCGAGGTCAATGTCCGGCTCTCTGCGTGGAGCATCGAGATGCTCCGGCGGTTCGGGGAGCTGACGGGCGAGAGCGCCGGCTTACGGCAGCACGGCTATCTCATCGTGACCGGAGATGTCGCCGAGATGTCCCGGTTCGAGCAGAACGTGGCGCTGCAACGCTCGCTCGGGTTCGACGTGAAGCTCTTGGACCCTCGGAGGGCGCAGGCGCTGGTGCCCCAACTGAGGGTCGACGACCTTGTCGGCGCAACGTTCCACGCACAGGACGGCTACGCGGACCCGCACAGCGTGCTCCAAGGGCTGGCCCGCAAGGCTCGCGAGATGGGGGCACGGTTGTTCTTGGCGACGGAGGCTTTCGCCGTCGACGTGCGGGGCGGCCGGGTGGCGGGAGTGGCGGTGCGGCGCCCGCCCGGGAGCCGGGGGCCCGGGGCGGAAGAGCAGGCGATCATCGAGGCTCGCTACGTCGTCAACGCAGCCGGGCCGTACGCGGCCGAGGTGGGCCGGATGGCGGGCGTCGTCGTGCCGGTGAAGCCGTACCGGCGCATGGTCTGGGTGACCGAGCCCATCGGGCTCTTCCGCCCCGATCTTCCCATGGTCATCGACTTCGACAGCGGGTTCTACGTCCGGCGGGAAGGCGAGCGGCTCCTGTTCGGGATGGCCAATCCGGAGGAGGGGCCGGGCTTCCGGACCGACGTGGACTGGGCCTTCTTGCCCCGGGTGCTCGAGGCGGGCGTCCACCGGCTACCGGCGCTGGCCGAGGCCCGGGTCCGCAGGGGGTGGGCCGGGCTTTACGAGGTGAGCCCCGACCACAACGCGATCATCGGCGAGGCGCCGGAGGTACGGGGCTTGTACCTGGCCAACGGGTTCAGCGGGCACGGTTTCCAGCAGGCGCCCGCGGTGGGGCGGGTCCTGGCGGAGATGATCCTGGGGCTTCCCCTCTCCGTCGACGTATCGCCCCTCGACATCCGCCGCTTCTCGACCGGCGGCAGGCTCGTCGAGTCGCAGGTGGTGTAG
- the ilvD gene encoding dihydroxy-acid dehydratase yields the protein MRSDVIKRGIDRAPHRSLLRAAGVSERDFDRPFIGIVNSYADIVPGHVHLQEFARLIKEAVREAGGVPFEFNTIAVDDGIAMGHVGMRYSLASRELIADSVETMVAAHWFDGIVCIPNCDKVVPGMLMAAARLNIPTIFVSGGPMAAGRLDGRAIDLISVFEGVGAVQAGRISADELYRIEAAACPSCGSCSGMFTANSMNCLSEALGVALPGNGTALARTAEREDLARRAARRIVELVEQDVKFLDIVDAESLDNAFALDMAMGGSTNTVLHALALAHEAGIDYPLERLNRLADRVPHLAKVSPASRWHMEDVHRAGGIPAILKELSRIPGLLHRDRPTVDGRTIGQIADAAEIRDPEVIRPLERAHSPTGGLAVLWGNLAPHGALIKTGAVEPGIDGHEGPAIVFDGEQEALDGIKAGKVRPGHVVVIRYEGPRGGPGMPEMLAPTSAIVGMGLGTRVALVTDGRFSGGTRGICVGHVSPEAAEGGPLALVRDGDPIRVDLRERRLEILVSHDELERRRARWEPPAPRITRGWLGRYVRMVTSASTGAVLRA from the coding sequence ATGCGCAGCGACGTCATCAAGCGGGGCATCGACCGGGCGCCCCACCGCAGCCTCCTGCGGGCCGCAGGGGTTTCGGAGCGGGACTTCGACCGCCCGTTCATCGGCATCGTCAACTCGTACGCGGACATCGTGCCCGGGCACGTGCATCTGCAGGAGTTCGCCAGGCTGATCAAGGAGGCGGTGCGGGAGGCAGGGGGCGTGCCCTTCGAGTTCAACACGATTGCCGTCGACGACGGCATCGCGATGGGCCACGTCGGGATGCGCTACTCGCTGGCGAGCCGGGAGCTCATCGCCGACTCGGTCGAGACCATGGTGGCGGCCCACTGGTTCGACGGGATCGTCTGCATCCCCAACTGCGACAAGGTCGTCCCCGGGATGCTGATGGCCGCGGCACGGCTCAACATCCCCACGATCTTCGTCAGCGGCGGCCCGATGGCGGCGGGGAGGCTCGACGGCCGGGCCATCGACCTCATCTCGGTCTTCGAGGGCGTGGGGGCCGTGCAGGCCGGCCGCATCAGCGCCGACGAGCTCTACCGCATCGAGGCGGCCGCCTGCCCGAGCTGTGGCTCGTGCTCGGGCATGTTCACTGCCAACTCCATGAACTGTCTCTCCGAGGCGCTGGGCGTGGCGCTGCCCGGCAACGGCACGGCCCTGGCCCGCACCGCCGAACGCGAGGACCTGGCCCGCCGGGCCGCCCGGCGTATCGTGGAGCTGGTCGAGCAGGACGTCAAGTTTCTCGACATCGTCGACGCCGAGTCGCTGGACAACGCCTTCGCGCTGGACATGGCCATGGGCGGGAGCACCAACACCGTGCTCCACGCCCTGGCCCTGGCTCACGAGGCGGGCATCGACTACCCGCTGGAGCGGCTCAACCGGCTCGCCGACCGGGTGCCGCACCTCGCCAAGGTGAGCCCGGCTTCGCGCTGGCACATGGAGGACGTGCACCGGGCCGGCGGCATCCCCGCCATCCTCAAGGAGCTTTCCCGCATCCCGGGCCTGCTCCACCGGGATCGCCCGACGGTGGACGGCCGCACCATCGGGCAGATTGCCGACGCTGCCGAGATCCGTGACCCCGAGGTGATCCGGCCGCTGGAGCGGGCGCACAGCCCGACCGGCGGGCTGGCCGTCTTGTGGGGCAACCTGGCGCCCCACGGGGCGCTCATCAAGACGGGAGCGGTCGAGCCGGGGATCGACGGGCACGAGGGCCCGGCCATCGTGTTCGACGGCGAGCAGGAGGCCCTGGACGGCATCAAAGCCGGTAAGGTGCGCCCGGGCCACGTGGTGGTCATCCGCTACGAGGGCCCGCGGGGCGGACCCGGAATGCCGGAGATGCTGGCCCCCACCTCGGCCATCGTGGGGATGGGGCTGGGGACCAGGGTCGCGCTGGTGACGGATGGGCGGTTTTCGGGCGGCACGCGGGGGATCTGCGTGGGCCACGTGTCGCCCGAGGCGGCGGAGGGAGGGCCGCTGGCGCTGGTCCGGGACGGGGATCCGATCCGGGTCGACCTGCGGGAGCGCCGGCTGGAGATCCTCGTCTCCCACGACGAGCTGGAGCGTCGACGTGCCCGCTGGGAGCCCCCGGCGCCCCGTATCACGCGGGGGTGGCTGGGGCGCTACGTGCGGATGGTCACCTCGGCCAGCACCGGAGCCGTGCTTCGGGCATGA
- a CDS encoding ABC transporter ATP-binding protein, whose protein sequence is MGAVNEGEQVGAGAPPALLELEEVHVFYGRVHALSGLTLHVREGEIVALLGANGAGKSTTLRAISGLVRPASGQVRLDGRPISGLPADAIVSRGVAHVPEGRRVFATLTVEENLRLGAFLRRRDQAGVARSLEWVYSLFPRLAERRRQLAGTLSGGEQQMLAIGRALMAGPRILLLDEPSLGLAPLLVRSIFATLRAIHRQGVAILLVEQNARAALRLAGRAYVLETGRLFAAGESGALAADPRIREAYLGA, encoded by the coding sequence GTGGGAGCCGTGAACGAGGGCGAGCAAGTCGGCGCGGGCGCCCCGCCGGCCCTCCTCGAGCTCGAGGAGGTCCACGTCTTCTACGGGCGGGTGCACGCGCTGAGCGGGCTCACGCTGCACGTCCGCGAGGGCGAGATCGTGGCGCTCCTGGGCGCCAACGGCGCCGGGAAGTCGACCACGCTCCGGGCCATCTCGGGGCTCGTACGGCCGGCGTCGGGCCAGGTGCGACTGGACGGCCGGCCCATTTCGGGCCTGCCGGCCGATGCCATCGTGAGCCGGGGCGTCGCGCACGTGCCCGAGGGGCGGCGCGTGTTCGCCACGCTCACCGTCGAGGAGAACCTGCGCCTGGGGGCCTTCTTGCGCCGGCGGGACCAGGCCGGCGTGGCCCGGTCGCTCGAGTGGGTCTACTCCCTCTTCCCTCGCCTCGCCGAGCGCCGGCGCCAGCTGGCCGGGACGCTGTCGGGCGGGGAGCAGCAGATGCTCGCCATCGGGCGGGCGCTCATGGCCGGGCCCCGCATCCTGCTGCTCGACGAGCCCTCGCTTGGCCTCGCCCCGCTGCTGGTGCGCAGCATTTTCGCAACCCTGCGCGCCATCCACCGGCAAGGCGTCGCCATCCTCCTGGTCGAGCAAAACGCTCGGGCGGCCCTGCGGCTCGCCGGCAGGGCCTACGTGCTGGAGACCGGCCGCCTCTTCGCCGCCGGGGAAAGCGGCGCCCTGGCCGCCGACCCGAGGATCCGTGAAGCCTACCTGGGAGCTTGA
- a CDS encoding ABC transporter ATP-binding protein: MTEQPHGGPLLEIVDVRRRFGGVVALDQVSMRVEKGEIVGLIGPNGAGKTTLFNLITGIYRPDGGEIRFAGRSVVGLRPHQIAALGIARTFQTIRLFPHLTALENVMAGLHHSTRSGVLDAIFSTPRHRREQRWAVSRARQLLEELGIARYEHELASHLPYGDQRRLEIARALATDPALVILDEPAGGLSDAERTWLMQRIRQLRDRGLTILVIEHHMRVVMGISDRVVVLDQGRVIAEGPPQSIQADPAVISAYLGREDEPWEP, encoded by the coding sequence ATGACGGAGCAGCCACACGGCGGGCCACTCCTCGAGATCGTAGACGTGCGACGGCGCTTCGGCGGGGTCGTGGCGCTCGACCAGGTCTCCATGCGCGTGGAAAAGGGCGAGATCGTGGGGCTGATCGGGCCCAACGGGGCCGGCAAGACCACGCTCTTCAACCTGATCACGGGCATCTACCGGCCGGACGGCGGCGAGATCCGCTTCGCCGGCAGGAGCGTGGTGGGGCTGCGCCCCCACCAGATCGCCGCGCTCGGGATCGCGCGCACTTTCCAGACGATCCGGCTGTTTCCTCATCTGACGGCCCTGGAAAACGTCATGGCAGGGCTTCACCACTCGACCCGGAGCGGCGTGCTGGACGCCATCTTCTCCACTCCCCGCCACCGCAGAGAGCAACGCTGGGCCGTCTCCCGGGCGCGGCAGCTGCTGGAGGAGCTCGGCATCGCCCGCTACGAGCATGAGCTGGCCTCCCATCTGCCGTACGGAGACCAGCGCCGGCTGGAGATCGCCAGAGCGCTGGCCACCGACCCGGCGCTGGTCATCCTCGACGAGCCCGCCGGCGGGCTGTCGGACGCCGAGCGCACGTGGCTCATGCAACGGATCCGGCAGCTGAGGGATCGGGGACTGACCATCCTCGTCATCGAGCACCACATGCGGGTGGTGATGGGGATTTCGGACCGCGTCGTGGTGCTCGACCAGGGGCGCGTCATCGCGGAGGGGCCTCCTCAGAGCATCCAGGCGGATCCGGCCGTGATCTCCGCCTACCTCGGGCGGGAGGACGAGCCGTGGGAGCCGTGA
- a CDS encoding branched-chain amino acid ABC transporter substrate-binding protein: protein MDRSLRVMFLAWVLLVVAAAPAALAAEPIRIGIQGPMSGQWAYEGDGFVKAITLLAEQINAKGGLLGRPIQIVTADDQSDPVQAAVAAQRLVSQGVVAVVGSYASSLTEPASTIYDEAGIVHITPSSTATRLSQKGYPRFFRTCFLDDRQGLFAADFITGTLKKKRVAIIHDNSTYASGLADWTRKYLDERGAQVVFYDAITPGERDFTATLTRVRAANPEVIWFTGYFPEGGLLVKQARSLGIKATFMAGNATNNPEFVRIAGVDAAKGSVIVTEPIPSDLPYPEARQFLADYQKKYGEEPASIWTLMAADAFRVIVEAIRQTKSTDPGQIATYLHRSLKDYPGITGPIQGFDQNGDRLGTIHKAYVVNEKGQIVPYQG from the coding sequence ATGGACAGGTCTTTACGTGTCATGTTCCTCGCCTGGGTCTTGCTCGTGGTAGCCGCCGCGCCGGCGGCGCTGGCCGCGGAGCCCATCCGCATCGGGATCCAGGGGCCGATGTCGGGCCAGTGGGCGTACGAGGGAGACGGCTTCGTCAAGGCGATCACGCTGCTCGCCGAGCAGATCAACGCCAAAGGAGGGCTGCTGGGCCGGCCGATCCAGATCGTCACCGCCGACGACCAGTCCGACCCCGTACAGGCTGCCGTGGCCGCCCAGCGCCTGGTCAGCCAGGGGGTGGTGGCCGTCGTCGGGAGCTACGCCTCCAGCTTGACCGAGCCTGCGTCGACCATCTACGACGAGGCCGGCATCGTCCACATCACCCCGTCTTCGACCGCGACCCGCCTTTCGCAAAAGGGTTACCCGCGCTTCTTCCGCACCTGCTTCCTGGACGACCGCCAGGGGTTGTTCGCCGCCGACTTCATCACCGGGACCTTGAAGAAAAAGCGGGTCGCCATCATCCACGACAACAGCACCTACGCCTCGGGCCTGGCGGACTGGACCCGCAAGTACCTCGACGAGCGAGGCGCCCAGGTCGTCTTCTACGACGCCATCACCCCGGGCGAGCGGGACTTCACCGCCACGCTCACCCGCGTGCGGGCGGCCAACCCCGAGGTCATCTGGTTCACAGGGTATTTCCCGGAGGGGGGACTGTTGGTCAAGCAGGCGCGCAGCCTCGGTATCAAGGCGACGTTCATGGCGGGCAACGCCACCAACAACCCCGAGTTCGTGCGGATCGCCGGGGTCGACGCCGCCAAGGGCTCCGTCATCGTGACGGAGCCGATCCCGTCGGACCTCCCCTACCCCGAGGCGCGCCAATTCCTCGCGGACTACCAGAAGAAGTACGGGGAAGAGCCCGCCAGCATTTGGACGCTGATGGCGGCCGACGCGTTCCGGGTGATCGTGGAGGCGATCCGGCAAACCAAGTCTACCGACCCGGGCCAGATCGCGACCTATCTGCACCGGTCGCTGAAGGACTACCCCGGGATCACCGGGCCGATCCAGGGGTTTGACCAAAACGGTGACCGGCTGGGCACGATTCACAAGGCGTACGTGGTCAACGAAAAGGGCCAGATCGTGCCGTACCAGGGGTAG
- a CDS encoding fumarylacetoacetate hydrolase family protein codes for MKLATIHRGGEAHLVVRAGAGMVDVTQAARTPGWSTGELPLSLIGLVRAWGAGDRRPMEAVRRLVEAAEQGRYGEILDPEAPEIEWLPPVVPSKVMCIGLNYWDHCREQHVDPPKRPILFAKWPNAYNAHRRPIAMAEGSDQVDFEAELAVIIGRRSRRLVDATALEAVFGYTTFNDVTARDYQKGDGQWVRGKSQDTFAPMGPWVATADEIPDPQKLRIVCRVNGVAYQDSSTAEMIFPVRALLAFISQGITLEPGDVLATGTPDGVGVYRKPPVFLKPGDVVEVEIERIGRLVNPVVRAAEASALDLDVRWPG; via the coding sequence TTGAAGCTGGCAACGATCCACAGGGGTGGCGAGGCGCACCTCGTGGTGCGGGCGGGTGCAGGGATGGTGGACGTGACGCAGGCCGCTCGCACGCCGGGATGGTCGACCGGAGAACTCCCGCTGAGCCTCATCGGCCTCGTCCGGGCCTGGGGGGCCGGGGATCGGCGTCCCATGGAGGCGGTGCGACGCCTGGTGGAGGCGGCCGAGCAGGGGCGCTACGGGGAGATCCTCGACCCCGAGGCTCCCGAGATCGAGTGGCTGCCGCCCGTGGTGCCGTCCAAGGTGATGTGCATCGGGCTCAATTACTGGGACCACTGCCGCGAGCAGCACGTCGATCCTCCCAAACGGCCCATCCTCTTCGCCAAGTGGCCCAACGCGTACAACGCTCACCGCAGGCCCATCGCCATGGCCGAGGGGAGCGACCAGGTCGACTTCGAGGCCGAGCTCGCGGTGATCATCGGCCGGCGAAGCCGGAGGCTCGTGGACGCGACGGCCCTGGAGGCGGTCTTCGGGTACACCACGTTCAACGACGTGACGGCCCGGGACTACCAGAAAGGGGACGGCCAGTGGGTCCGCGGCAAGTCGCAGGACACGTTCGCGCCCATGGGGCCGTGGGTGGCGACCGCGGACGAGATCCCGGATCCGCAGAAGCTTCGCATTGTTTGCCGGGTCAACGGCGTCGCCTACCAGGACTCCTCCACGGCCGAGATGATCTTTCCCGTACGCGCCCTTTTGGCCTTCATCTCCCAGGGCATCACCCTGGAGCCCGGCGACGTGCTGGCCACGGGGACGCCCGACGGGGTGGGGGTTTACCGCAAACCCCCGGTCTTCCTCAAGCCCGGCGACGTCGTCGAGGTGGAGATCGAGCGGATCGGCCGGCTCGTCAACCCGGTGGTGCGAGCCGCCGAAGCAAGCGCCCTCGACCTGGACGTCCGCTGGCCCGGATGA
- a CDS encoding branched-chain amino acid ABC transporter permease: protein MLAQQLVNGLALGSVYALVALGYTMVYGVLRLINFAHGELFMLGAYLTLSATSAWGLGGHPAAGPLVVIAIGVAVLVAGVGLGLEQVAYRPLRRSTRLAPVVSALGASVFLQNAVMLTYGPRYQVLPENLVPSRSFAIGNLELSVLQLVILGVALMLMVGLYLFVQATPFGMAIRAVALDQETARLMGIRVDRVIQWVFVLGPALGAVAGLLIGLYYRQINFTMGWTYGLRAFTAAILGGIGNIPGAMVGGLLLGVLEALASGYVSVAWKDAITFFVLILILIARPTGLLGERVAEKV, encoded by the coding sequence GTGCTCGCTCAGCAGCTGGTCAACGGCCTCGCCCTGGGATCGGTGTACGCCCTGGTCGCCCTGGGCTACACCATGGTGTACGGCGTGCTGCGGCTCATCAACTTCGCCCACGGCGAGCTGTTCATGCTGGGCGCGTACCTCACGCTCTCCGCGACGTCGGCCTGGGGGCTCGGCGGCCACCCAGCCGCTGGGCCCCTGGTCGTCATCGCGATAGGGGTCGCCGTCCTGGTGGCGGGCGTAGGGCTCGGGCTCGAGCAGGTCGCGTACCGGCCCTTGCGCCGTTCCACCCGGCTCGCTCCGGTCGTCTCGGCATTGGGAGCGAGCGTCTTCTTGCAAAACGCGGTCATGCTGACCTACGGCCCCCGCTACCAGGTGCTGCCCGAAAACCTGGTGCCTTCGCGGTCCTTCGCCATCGGTAACCTCGAGCTTTCGGTGCTGCAGCTCGTCATCCTGGGCGTGGCGCTCATGCTCATGGTGGGTCTCTACCTCTTCGTGCAGGCGACCCCTTTTGGCATGGCCATCCGCGCGGTGGCCCTGGATCAGGAGACCGCGCGGCTCATGGGCATCCGGGTCGACCGCGTCATCCAGTGGGTGTTCGTGCTGGGCCCCGCGCTGGGGGCGGTGGCAGGTCTGTTGATCGGCCTCTACTACCGCCAGATCAACTTCACCATGGGGTGGACCTACGGGCTGCGCGCCTTCACGGCCGCCATCCTGGGCGGCATCGGCAACATCCCGGGAGCCATGGTAGGAGGGCTGTTGCTGGGGGTCCTGGAGGCACTCGCAAGTGGGTACGTGTCGGTGGCCTGGAAAGACGCCATCACCTTCTTCGTCCTCATCCTCATCCTGATCGCCAGGCCGACGGGGCTGCTCGGCGAGCGGGTGGCCGAGAAGGTGTGA